The genomic window ATGACAGAAAAAATGCGTGATAAAGATGTGTATTGGATAGAGAGTGGTCAAAATTTACATTTATGCTTATTTAACGGCAGCTCATGTACAGAAATATATTTAATCTATAATGAAAGTAATCAGCAAATGATTTTAGCCGATACAGGGCATGTCCTTTCTGAACACGTAACAATAGAAGTGGAAACAGGAACGAATCCACCCAATCCTGCTGAGGTCATTTTAACGATTGATAAGTCAGGTGAAGTACTAGAATTAAAGAGTCATATTTATTATAACCGCTTTTAAAGAGGAGATATAAAAACGATGATTAATAAATATATTCAATCACAAACAGGTGGATCGCTAATCTTGGTTTTATTTATTATGTTATTTCTCTCCATCATTGGAACCATGTTGTTAAATCAAACGTTCTATAGTCAGCAAACAATCACTAAAAATGCAGTGGTCCAAGCTGAGTTTTACAAAGCGGAAGGTGCAATCGATTTAATGATAGATGAAATGAATAATTTTGTTGAAAACCCACCAGTTCAGTTTCTTGAATACGCCGACGGTACGCCGGTTTTAGATAATAACAATGAACGAATTCCAATAGTCCGAAGTGGCCCCTTTTATTACTTGTATTATGGAGAGCCAAGAGTTAGGGAATTTACCATTGGTGGCGACACTATTGAGGTTGCAATCGTAGACATTGTATCGGAAGGTCTAAGTGATGAACGAAAAAAATATGATTACACGTTGGTTGCCAGTTTAAAATCCTCACCTGAAGTGAATGTAACGAGAGAAGTAACAATGACGACGGTTGTGGAAGACAAAACTGGAATCATTCGTATTATTAAAGAAGGGGATGAGGAGTTTATTTATCCTACGTTCCCTGGAAATCTTGGCGAGCGAATAAATTATCTTGTTTCGAGAAATTTGGCCAATAACACACCAAATTGGGAGCAAAATAGTAAAAAACCTAATGACCCAACTGTTACATTAGCTGACTTTCTTACTTTTTATGGTTTGAAAAGTATTCCTAATAACCTACCAAATTATCCAAACAATCCTCTTGTATATAATCCGGAAGGAACAATTCGGTTATATAATGAGCTAACCGGAAGTGGGGGTAACCTAAATTTAGTTATCAAGCCAGGCAATTTGACTTACGCAAATAAGGTTGAATTTACAGGGTGTGGAAATAGTACAGTCGAAATAAGTGGAGTACTAATTGCAAACGAAGTCATTTTTCAAGGTAGTTGTAATTATAAAATATCAGGTGGCATCATTGCGAATCAATTTAAAATAGGAAGTGCAGAAAGCTCAACTAAGTTAATCACAGCTGGTGGTGGATTTGATGGTGGGGGCGGTGCTGGAGGCTATAAACATGTATTTGACCCTATCTATGATAACTATACAGAAGCAGATTATCAATGGAGCTCAAAAGTGGACGAAGTTCTGAATTATGAAACCAAAAGATAATAATATGACAGAGATTGAGGTGACTTCATGTTTCTTTCTAATAAATACTCGGGAGTAGACTTTCGTGAACGGAAAATCGCATTTGCTACTATGAAATTGGACAAGGACCTTCCGATGGTACTTAGTCTGACGACAATTGATTCTAATCATAAAATCATTGATGGTGGGCGTTTAACTCATAGTGAGACTACAACTTCTGATCTTCGGAAAATTTTGAGTAATAAGGATGTTTCAAAACTCTTGCACATCGCAATTCCAACACAATTTACACTTGTCCGAAAGATTAATTCACTACCAGATTTGGGAGAGGTTGAACTTTCTAGGCTTTTGCAATTTCAAATTGGTGAGAGTATCCACCTGCCATTTGAAGAGCCTGTTTATGATTTTGTCAAAATTGGTTCTATTCAACCGGAAAAAACGCAGGATGAGGATTTAGAATCCTTAGCGGGTGCAACCGATGCCAATCTAAAGGGGCCAAGAAGTGAAATTTTATTTTTGCAACCTCTAAGTCGCTTGCTGAAGATTTATCAAACGCTTGTCAAAATGCTGGGTTCAAACCAAAGTCTGCGGAGATACGTGGACTAGCCCTTCAAAGATTACTAATGTATGCTCAGCCTAATTGGTTAACCGGAACTGAAATGGTCGTTGATGTTTCGGAGGAGTCAATTGATTTACACATTTTTAAAGATGAGCTGATTATTTTTACTAGAACAATGCCAATTGATCGAAGTCAATACTATAGAACCTTTACAAGCCCTGTAAGTGAGGACAATTTCGAAGCGACGTCGTTAGTACTAGAGACTACCTTATCATTTCAGGAGGTTGACTTTGAGGATGTTGCAGCTACAACAGACGCCGCTAAAGGGGTCAGTGGCGGAACAACGGACATAACGAATTTGAGTTATGATGAAGCATCGTATTTAAGTGATCTCGTCAATGAAATTGAAAGAGCACAGAACTTCTTTCGCTATTCGTTAGATCAACGTGACAGTGAGTTTAAGCGAATTATTATAACGGGCGAAGGGACGGAACGAGTCTTTAGCGAACTTAAGGAAAGGATGAACACTGAGGTATGTCGGATTGACTACAGTGCTATCATCCCCCCAGACTTTAATCAACTTGAATTATTAGATACTTGTAGTGTAGCCATTGGTCTAGCCATGCGAGCAAATGAGAAGAATGAAAGAACCAAGAAGAAATAATGCCATCATGTGACGGTTTCGTTAGATTGGAGTGAGGACATTGAAAATTAGCATCAACTTACTACCAAATATAGAAAAAGAAAAAAGTTCAAATTTATTACTACTTCCGATCGCTGGCCTAATTTTGATCATTGCGGCTTCAGCGGTTTTATTGTACTCATATATTAACTTATCCAAGGAAGTTGATCGGTTAGAACAAACGATCGCTTCAAGCATTGAAACCAAAAACGAGTTACAGCAAGCTTTTTCCATAAAGACCACAGGAATTACTGAACATAATATTATCGATCAGTACCAAAATGTAAATGACTTTATTAATTCTATTTATAATGACACTGTTGGTTTGAAAACAAATGTTTATCAATTATTACCAGACAATGCGAACGTTGAAAGCTATGTTTTTACCATTGATGGTGATCTTCTTGTGACTGTAACGTTCCATTCAAAAGGAGACACGGCAATCTATCTTCATCGTCTCTTACAAGCTGATTTTGTAACGAGCGCCTTAGTCACTTCAATCAAAAGTGATATAGAGGATGCAAGTTACACTTCGCTTTTTGAGGTGAAGCTTAAAACGATGGAAGGTGAAGAATAATGGGTGAGTGGATGAAAGTTAATCAGAAATTATTACTATATCTTTTTATTATCCTAATTTTAAGTCTATTAGCCTTATATATGAATGTAATTAGACCTGTGTCTTTAGCGAAAGTAGAAAAAGAAACAGAATTAAATTCAATTGAAAACGAAATTCAAACATTCCAAATGATGATTGACAATCTTGAGCCACAAGACTTAACAGGTCAAGAACAAGCGAGTTTGTTAAAAAGTATTCCGATCCATCCCAATGTTGAACAAGTCATTGCTGATTTGGAGAAAACAGAACTTCAAACTAGAGTAGCGATTGATAGTATTGCTATTGGCCTCGCACCGAATCCTATGACTTTAGTAAATGCTGAGCAAAGTCAAAGTTCCGAAATTACCGAGCAATGGCGGCATATTTTCCCTGAAGCTGTCTATCAAATTTTAAGTGAGAGAATCAACCCCGTCAGAGATGTTAAATTATCTTTTGTTGAGTTTACAGTAGCAGTCAATGGATTTGAGGAAGATGTTGATGTTTTTGTAAGTGAGCTAGAAAAACTTGATCGTACAGTTCATATTCAAAGTTATTTACTCAAAGAAAGTACCGAGTATCTAGAAGGAGTCAATGCAGAAATCATTTTCCGGGCATTTTATTGTGAAGATTTTGCGGCTTTTTTTGAAGGCGGGACTGGTTTTGAACTTGATTATACCTTTGACCCAAGTTTAATTAATCGCTTTAAACCATCAATTGAAGACCCTACTGAACAAGAGGAAATGGTTGATCGTAATGATATTAATCCTGATCATTTTGATCATGATGAAACATCCATGGATGATAATTACAAACATGACACAATTCGTAATGAAGGGGATAAGGTTTTTTACATTGTTCAAACTGGTGCCTATACAAACGTCTATTATTTAAATTATGCTTTACAAACGTTGGTAAACAAAGGATTTCATCCAAAGGTTCTTGAGGGAAGAATGAATCTGATCTATACAGCAATTGATGTAAATGAGGCAGCCGCGATTCGGAAAGCAGAGCACTTAACCAATTCGGGCTTTGCTTCATTTGCATTTACCTTCCCATTTAAAGCTGAACAGTCAGTCATTGACGAAGCATACGATGTTGTTGCTGCCATTTCAGAAGTCGGTAGAGAAGCACACTTACCAAGTGAGAGATTAACTGAAATTACAACAAAGATTGCAACCTATCTAACAAAAGCAGACCAATTGTTGACTACAGCAAACCATAGCCGTAAAGTAACGCTTGAAAAGACAATGACCTCTCTAGTACAAGCAGAAGTTGTCCTTACTAATTATCAAACAAGTCAAGACCCCTCCTTATTATGGGAAGTTGAAGGTCTAATATTAGATTTCGTCTTACTATTGAACAGCAGTCATTAAGACAAAAGGTCCACAGATATACGTGCATTCCCATTTGGGAAAAACGTAAAGGAAGGAGCGAAAAGCGAATGGCTCAAAAGCAACGGAAGCGTTTAGGTGATTTATTAGTTGA from Anaerobacillus sp. CMMVII includes these protein-coding regions:
- a CDS encoding PilW family protein, translated to MKFNNRGITLVELLITITLMAVVLSPITMIVIYTLKTEQQVSTKNEVQREARFIMEYMTEKMRDKDVYWIESGQNLHLCLFNGSSCTEIYLIYNESNQQMILADTGHVLSEHVTIEVETGTNPPNPAEVILTIDKSGEVLELKSHIYYNRF